From the Nitrospinota bacterium genome, one window contains:
- a CDS encoding DUF134 domain-containing protein — MPRPVKTRFIRDIPRVSHFKPRGKPMRFLEEIILTLDEYEALRLADLEGKNHNEASKFMGISRPTFTRLIERARRKLADGIINGKLITIEGGNYKMASMRRFRCYTCNHVWELPHGTGRPSSCPSCGSNAIHRAEEDRGHSRGGGTGRGPGGSDSRR; from the coding sequence ATGCCAAGACCAGTTAAAACACGATTTATTAGAGATATCCCGCGGGTCAGTCATTTCAAGCCGAGAGGAAAACCGATGAGATTCCTTGAAGAGATTATCCTCACCCTGGATGAATATGAAGCCCTGAGACTGGCTGATCTTGAAGGGAAAAACCACAATGAAGCTTCAAAGTTTATGGGAATATCCAGGCCGACTTTCACGAGGTTGATTGAAAGGGCAAGACGCAAATTAGCAGATGGCATTATTAATGGGAAATTAATAACTATAGAAGGGGGGAATTATAAAATGGCTTCAATGAGAAGATTTAGATGTTATACTTGCAACCATGTGTGGGAATTACCTCATGGCACGGGCAGACCATCTTCCTGCCCCAGTTGCGGGAGCAATGCCATTCATAGGGCAGAGGAAGACAGGGGACATTCAAGAGGAGGAGGCACGGGAAGAGGACCAGGGGGTTCGGATAGTCGAAGATAA
- a CDS encoding ATP phosphoribosyltransferase yields MKTIKLGVPKGSLNYPGRGNTEGLFIDAGYDIKGYSPTKEQDSSLVIANDLEISLFLTRPQSAPNELSRGLLDIAIIGGDWVMEESVNGEPLEKLCDLEYGKARLVTAIPKVTPAETLSEFFLIKSKEKKEIICYTEYINLTKSHFMKNDEYKKLYGNKVPLIQIRGIKGGENKSVQIINSDGVTEGYIAKGADIVVDNTQTGSTLKKYGLKELGEILISSAGLYGGKNLKEDPWKKDKALDIRDQLMGAVIARKYNDVKFNIHKKDFDKLMKYLKENKLYSQAPTVTEAGDWYAVNIVVLKETWPKISRELKRDYKASAIVRSNLRQFIL; encoded by the coding sequence ATGAAGACGATTAAACTTGGCGTTCCAAAAGGAAGTCTCAATTATCCCGGTAGAGGGAATACAGAAGGTCTCTTTATCGACGCAGGATACGATATTAAGGGATATTCTCCAACCAAGGAGCAGGACTCTTCTTTGGTCATTGCCAATGACCTGGAAATCAGTCTTTTTTTGACAAGACCCCAGAGTGCGCCCAATGAGCTTTCAAGAGGCCTTTTGGATATAGCCATTATTGGGGGTGATTGGGTAATGGAAGAATCGGTCAATGGGGAGCCCTTGGAAAAATTGTGTGACCTGGAATACGGCAAGGCAAGATTGGTTACAGCTATACCCAAGGTAACCCCTGCAGAAACACTATCAGAATTCTTTTTAATAAAATCAAAAGAGAAGAAAGAGATCATTTGCTATACAGAATATATCAATCTCACAAAATCTCACTTTATGAAAAATGATGAATACAAGAAGTTATATGGAAATAAGGTGCCTCTTATTCAGATTCGAGGGATAAAGGGTGGAGAGAATAAGTCTGTTCAAATCATCAATTCAGATGGAGTTACTGAAGGATATATTGCAAAGGGAGCTGATATTGTTGTTGACAATACCCAGACAGGGTCTACCTTAAAAAAATATGGCCTCAAAGAACTAGGCGAGATCCTCATCTCAAGCGCCGGCCTTTATGGTGGGAAGAACCTTAAAGAAGACCCTTGGAAAAAAGATAAGGCCCTTGATATCAGAGACCAGCTTATGGGTGCGGTGATAGCCAGAAAATATAATGATGTGAAGTTTAATATCCATAAAAAAGATTTTGATAAGCTGATGAAATACTTAAAAGAGAATAAGCTCTACTCTCAGGCCCCCACTGTTACTGAGGCAGGGGATTGGTATGCGGTTAATATCGTTGTGCTCAAAGAGACATGGCCAAAAATAAGCAGGGAGCTGAAAAGGGATTATAAGGCGAGTGCCATTGTAAGGAGTAATTTGCGTCAATTCATCCTTTAA
- a CDS encoding HDOD domain-containing protein — protein MEKEKIRSLIEKVEDLPTLPSIATQVMSIIEDERSSSSDLAKVIKNDLPLTGKLLKIANSAFYGRRSQISTLVDAINLIGYNSVSNVVMSISVIDLFEKRKASGSLNKEDFWRHSIACGICSRALAKKVRYKLPEEAFTAGIIHDIGQLIIEQYFSEQFKEIVNKVVTEEISFLKGEMDILGVDHSIIGKWLLDKWNLPKGLKDAVWFHHQPLKSFDKEDSKNLLSKIVNAANIICENQMLSTSTYDNVPFLKNEIWESFGLKEENIVEIAEDLRSDVNQTIEELGLKITKPESYFSVLQKVNKRLGKINISLNESNIKLNHTNKQLSFIYSFSNKLQKALGIDEILKTTVEDICLGLKFSRSFCYLLNDKGKLIEGIIGEVMDRDAKLSDKEEKDDRGELIFLDYRHEFTKFKDRLKDFQTPKIIAIPITVNGKKIGGIAVDRGPNEYLENDKELFTLKTLSNSIGQVLRRAQMYTELNKQAEEVVLTQRRYHEAQSEKLEALGRLAANVAHQINDPLQAINSFVSSTIDSLGEDNENTKKLKLAKDGVAIIANKISQFLDLYKQEIAMKEDVDVNSLIERAVVFLNQRLSQNKISIEKDLSEKLTNIKGSPEHLYQAFSEFIMFATESMQEGGTIKISTKREERYVAIRLQDNGSGIPEEDISHVFEPFHLIKIRHKDKRGKESNLSAAYLTIKAHKGEVKVKSAEGKGTIYKIFLPIYI, from the coding sequence ATGGAAAAAGAAAAAATACGCTCTCTTATAGAAAAGGTTGAAGATCTACCTACGTTGCCCTCCATTGCAACACAGGTTATGAGTATCATAGAAGATGAAAGAAGCAGTTCTTCTGACCTAGCAAAGGTTATCAAAAATGACCTCCCCCTTACTGGAAAGCTATTAAAGATTGCCAATTCTGCCTTCTATGGCCGAAGGAGTCAAATATCCACATTGGTCGATGCCATCAATCTTATTGGATATAATTCGGTAAGCAATGTTGTCATGAGTATCAGTGTGATCGATCTTTTTGAAAAGAGAAAGGCAAGTGGTTCTTTAAACAAAGAGGATTTTTGGAGACATTCTATAGCCTGTGGGATATGTTCAAGGGCCTTGGCAAAAAAGGTAAGATATAAGTTACCCGAGGAGGCTTTTACTGCTGGCATTATCCACGATATTGGACAGCTTATTATTGAGCAGTATTTCTCTGAGCAATTTAAGGAAATAGTGAATAAGGTTGTGACAGAAGAAATTTCCTTTTTAAAAGGAGAGATGGATATCTTAGGTGTCGATCATTCTATAATAGGAAAGTGGTTGTTAGACAAATGGAATTTACCAAAAGGTTTAAAGGACGCTGTTTGGTTTCATCATCAACCCCTCAAAAGCTTTGACAAAGAAGATTCTAAAAATCTTTTATCGAAAATTGTTAATGCGGCGAATATCATATGTGAGAATCAGATGTTAAGCACATCCACATACGATAATGTTCCCTTTCTTAAAAACGAAATCTGGGAATCATTTGGGCTTAAAGAAGAAAATATTGTTGAAATAGCAGAGGATCTAAGATCGGATGTCAATCAAACTATAGAAGAGCTAGGCTTAAAGATTACGAAACCGGAATCGTATTTTAGTGTCTTACAAAAGGTCAATAAAAGGCTTGGCAAGATAAATATCTCATTAAATGAGAGCAATATAAAGCTGAATCATACCAATAAACAGCTCTCTTTTATCTATAGCTTCAGCAATAAATTGCAAAAAGCATTGGGGATTGATGAAATCTTAAAAACCACAGTAGAAGATATCTGTCTTGGATTAAAATTTTCGAGGAGCTTCTGTTATTTATTGAATGACAAGGGGAAGTTAATCGAAGGCATCATAGGAGAGGTTATGGATAGGGATGCAAAGCTCTCAGATAAAGAAGAAAAGGATGATAGGGGGGAGTTAATCTTTTTGGATTACAGACATGAATTTACAAAATTTAAGGATCGACTCAAGGATTTTCAAACGCCAAAAATCATTGCTATCCCCATTACTGTTAATGGAAAAAAAATAGGAGGAATTGCTGTTGATCGGGGTCCGAATGAATATTTAGAGAATGATAAAGAATTATTTACTCTTAAGACCTTGTCTAATTCTATTGGTCAGGTCCTAAGAAGGGCCCAGATGTATACAGAGCTCAACAAACAGGCAGAAGAGGTTGTTTTAACACAGAGAAGATATCACGAAGCTCAATCAGAGAAGTTAGAGGCCTTGGGGAGGCTCGCAGCAAATGTGGCACACCAGATTAATGATCCTCTGCAGGCGATCAATAGTTTTGTCTCAAGCACAATAGATAGCCTGGGGGAGGATAATGAAAACACAAAGAAGCTCAAATTGGCAAAGGATGGTGTAGCAATCATTGCAAATAAGATATCTCAATTTCTCGATTTATACAAACAAGAGATAGCGATGAAAGAAGATGTTGATGTGAATTCACTCATAGAAAGGGCTGTTGTATTTTTAAATCAAAGATTGTCTCAAAATAAAATTTCTATTGAAAAAGATTTATCCGAAAAATTAACGAATATAAAGGGGTCCCCAGAGCATCTGTATCAGGCATTTAGTGAATTCATTATGTTTGCAACAGAATCAATGCAAGAGGGTGGGACCATTAAGATATCTACAAAAAGAGAAGAACGTTATGTAGCGATTCGGTTACAAGATAATGGGTCTGGGATACCTGAGGAGGATATTTCGCATGTATTTGAGCCCTTTCATTTAATAAAGATAAGGCATAAAGACAAGAGAGGAAAAGAATCCAATCTTTCAGCTGCATACTTAACGATAAAGGCTCATAAGGGAGAGGTTAAGGTTAAAAGCGCTGAGGGCAAGGGAACAATTTATAAGATTTTTCTTCCTATATATATATAG
- a CDS encoding flagellar biosynthesis anti-sigma factor FlgM, with protein sequence MPGFLFKMEKLERYNKKNIIKSFEVKAYIRHEEVEEEESTYRVRGYSSPNFILEFSEPALALQEIRDIMNSSPKARPEKIFALKKKIEEGTYAPPSLRIAGKILKNSVHRL encoded by the coding sequence TTGCCCGGTTTTTTATTTAAAATGGAAAAATTAGAGCGTTATAATAAAAAGAACATCATTAAATCTTTTGAGGTTAAAGCCTATATAAGGCATGAAGAGGTTGAGGAAGAGGAATCAACATATAGGGTTAGGGGCTATAGCTCTCCAAATTTTATACTGGAATTTTCAGAACCTGCCTTGGCTCTTCAGGAGATAAGGGATATTATGAATAGTTCCCCAAAAGCTCGACCAGAAAAGATCTTTGCGTTAAAGAAAAAGATAGAAGAAGGGACATACGCCCCTCCCAGTTTAAGAATCGCGGGTAAAATCCTAAAAAATTCAGTCCATCGTCTTTAA
- a CDS encoding class I SAM-dependent methyltransferase, whose amino-acid sequence MKESGDIAFDEKQAKQYDKWFETDEGKYTDKREKDLLIKLLKPEAGQTLLDVGCGTGNYFMFFEDLGYKVSGFDPSMPMMKYIEGKMKKKPPLFLALSEELPFKDNSFDVVALITSFEFVKDGKKGLEEAFRVARKKVVLGVLNKISYLNIKRRLLAPIKKSVFLKIRFYSIFELNRLIREVSKGEIKWGSVLTLPLSWHKVLGSLDGALSFWKNPFGAFLGIVVEIPEKRGD is encoded by the coding sequence ATGAAAGAGAGTGGTGATATCGCCTTTGATGAGAAGCAGGCCAAGCAGTATGATAAATGGTTTGAAACCGATGAAGGAAAATATACGGACAAAAGAGAAAAGGATCTCCTTATCAAATTATTAAAGCCTGAAGCCGGGCAGACTCTTCTTGATGTTGGCTGCGGCACGGGAAATTATTTCATGTTTTTCGAAGACCTCGGTTATAAAGTTTCCGGGTTTGACCCCTCTATGCCCATGATGAAATATATAGAGGGGAAGATGAAAAAAAAGCCACCGCTTTTTTTAGCATTGAGCGAGGAGCTCCCCTTCAAGGACAACTCCTTTGATGTTGTGGCCCTGATCACCTCCTTTGAGTTTGTAAAGGATGGCAAAAAGGGGCTAGAAGAGGCCTTCAGGGTAGCAAGGAAAAAGGTTGTGCTCGGAGTTCTCAATAAGATATCCTATCTCAATATCAAGAGAAGGCTCCTTGCGCCTATTAAAAAAAGCGTTTTTTTAAAGATAAGGTTTTACTCTATCTTTGAACTCAACCGACTGATAAGAGAGGTCTCAAAAGGAGAGATAAAGTGGGGATCGGTTCTCACTTTGCCCTTAAGCTGGCATAAGGTTCTGGGCTCTCTGGATGGGGCTTTATCCTTTTGGAAAAATCCCTTTGGAGCCTTCTTGGGAATCGTTGTTGAGATTCCAGAAAAAAGAGGAGACTAA